Proteins from one Chromatiales bacterium genomic window:
- the msrA gene encoding peptide-methionine (S)-S-oxide reductase MsrA produces the protein MQSDNRHFVNGNPLRPPFPDHLRLAMFGMGCFWGAERRFWQLPGVWTTAVGYSAGSTPDPDYKQVCSGRTGHSEVVRVVYDPALITYPQLLTVFWESHDPTQGMRQGNDVGTQYRSGIYWYDDEQREAARHSAQRFGERLAAGGFGPVTTEIEAAGEFWYAEDYHQQYLAKNPGGYCGLGGTGIKCTD, from the coding sequence ATGCAGTCCGACAACAGGCATTTCGTCAACGGCAACCCGCTGCGGCCGCCGTTCCCCGATCACCTCAGGCTGGCGATGTTCGGGATGGGCTGCTTCTGGGGCGCCGAGCGCCGCTTCTGGCAGTTGCCGGGGGTGTGGACCACGGCTGTCGGCTATTCGGCTGGCTCGACACCGGATCCCGACTACAAGCAGGTGTGTTCCGGGCGCACCGGACACAGTGAGGTCGTGCGCGTGGTCTATGACCCGGCGCTGATCACCTACCCGCAACTGCTGACGGTTTTCTGGGAATCACACGATCCGACCCAGGGCATGCGCCAGGGTAACGACGTGGGAACGCAGTACCGCTCCGGAATTTACTGGTATGACGACGAGCAGCGCGAGGCCGCCCGGCACTCGGCCCAGCGATTCGGCGAGCGTCTGGCTGCCGGCGGCTTCGGCCCGGTAACCACCGAAATCGAGGCAGCCGGTGAGTTCTGGTATGCGGAGGACTATCATCAGCAATACCTGGCCAAAAACCCCGGCGGTTACTGCGGACTTGGCGGTACCGGGATCAAATGCACTGACTGA
- a CDS encoding sulfoxide reductase heme-binding subunit YedZ: MVSARQIRLVGKPLAHLACSLPLIVLILSLAEIGGLRTGPNPQLYIRDVLGTWGLRLLLLTLAMTPLRRLTGKPWPLRFRRLLGLWAFAYLALHFLTYFFLDRSLDIDVIVEDILKRPYITLGLAAFLLMVPLAATSTAGWQRRLGTRWLQLHRLIYPIAMLGCWHYYWLVKKDVREPLIYCGLLAILLMARVWWARGAGARN; encoded by the coding sequence GTGGTCAGCGCGCGGCAGATCCGGCTGGTCGGAAAACCACTGGCGCATCTGGCATGCAGCTTGCCGCTGATCGTGTTGATCCTGTCACTCGCAGAGATTGGCGGCCTGCGGACCGGCCCGAATCCGCAGCTCTACATACGCGACGTGCTCGGCACATGGGGATTGCGGCTCTTGCTGCTGACCCTCGCCATGACGCCCCTGAGACGGCTCACCGGCAAGCCCTGGCCGCTGCGCTTCCGGCGCCTGCTTGGCCTGTGGGCATTCGCCTATCTGGCCCTGCATTTCCTGACCTACTTCTTCCTCGACCGTTCGCTGGATATCGACGTGATCGTCGAGGACATTCTGAAACGACCCTATATCACCCTGGGCCTGGCCGCATTCCTGCTGATGGTGCCATTGGCGGCAACCTCGACTGCCGGATGGCAACGACGGCTGGGCACGCGCTGGTTACAGCTGCACAGGCTCATCTACCCGATTGCCATGCTCGGCTGCTGGCACTACTACTGGCTGGTGAAAAAAGATGTGCGCGAACCGCTCATCTATTGCGGGCTGCTGGCGATCCTGCTGATGGCCCGCGTCTGGTGGGCCCGCGGTGCAGGAGCGCGGAACTGA
- a CDS encoding TonB family protein — MTQSMVGLIVAMSCAGAGLWSHAAYAGETGTIPSAPVSATAAERRSAAYQRMLRLLDEDRPADAVPAAFEVVELTRELEGDDNAALLTPLTNLATAQLRAGDLLAAGNNYSAAVTLVEKHEGIVSPQLVTPLMGLGRTYMQAGQFVQATESFERALHVNHVNQGFYNLDQLPVHDALTESYLGQKDFEKANFHQESQLQIMAHRLGKESPELLPALSRLGDWYEQTGQVLSARLVRQDMVRRIAATGGENDPAMVEPLIAIASSYRQQALQSPVADPMQEPETLFPMSSVVLRKALNIVDQQPEPDPVQRARVLVEFGDLYRIWGKRNSSGEAYDEAWQTLSGDEKYAVQRDGFFARPMRLFWNPPPRIYPASARNLPPGSKLESGYVVVRYSVDAMGRVSSAEVMESDPAGLIDQSVLNAVRRSLYRPRYVDGAAAPAEGLSLRHEFSYRIEPEAAPPPDVPDSGRPLSQPDSDSRN; from the coding sequence GTGACGCAGAGCATGGTCGGCCTCATCGTCGCCATGAGCTGCGCGGGTGCGGGTCTTTGGAGCCATGCGGCATATGCCGGGGAAACCGGCACCATCCCGTCAGCACCGGTGTCGGCAACAGCTGCGGAACGGCGCTCTGCTGCTTACCAGAGAATGCTGCGCCTGCTGGACGAAGACCGGCCAGCCGATGCCGTACCGGCAGCCTTCGAAGTCGTGGAGCTGACCCGCGAACTGGAAGGCGACGACAATGCAGCACTGCTGACTCCGCTGACCAATCTTGCCACCGCGCAGTTGCGCGCCGGCGACCTGCTGGCTGCCGGGAACAATTACAGCGCAGCTGTCACGCTGGTGGAAAAGCACGAAGGCATCGTCTCGCCACAACTGGTCACGCCGCTGATGGGGCTCGGCCGGACCTACATGCAGGCAGGACAGTTCGTTCAGGCCACGGAGAGCTTTGAGCGAGCACTGCATGTCAATCATGTCAACCAGGGCTTCTACAATCTCGATCAGCTGCCGGTCCATGATGCCCTCACGGAAAGCTACCTCGGCCAGAAGGATTTCGAAAAGGCGAATTTCCACCAGGAATCGCAGCTGCAGATCATGGCGCACCGGCTGGGCAAGGAGAGTCCGGAACTGCTGCCGGCCTTGTCCAGGCTGGGCGACTGGTACGAGCAGACGGGCCAGGTGTTGTCGGCACGGCTGGTGCGCCAGGACATGGTGCGGCGGATCGCTGCCACCGGGGGCGAGAATGACCCGGCGATGGTTGAGCCGCTGATCGCCATCGCCAGCAGTTACCGGCAGCAGGCCCTGCAGTCGCCGGTGGCAGACCCGATGCAGGAACCGGAAACCCTGTTTCCGATGAGCAGCGTGGTACTGCGCAAGGCGCTGAACATCGTCGATCAGCAACCCGAACCAGACCCCGTGCAACGGGCCCGTGTACTGGTCGAGTTCGGGGATCTGTACCGGATCTGGGGGAAGCGCAACTCGTCCGGCGAAGCCTATGACGAGGCCTGGCAGACGCTGTCCGGCGACGAGAAATATGCCGTGCAGCGCGACGGGTTTTTCGCCCGGCCGATGCGGCTGTTCTGGAACCCGCCGCCGCGGATATACCCCGCGTCTGCGCGCAACCTGCCCCCCGGCAGCAAGCTTGAGTCAGGCTACGTGGTCGTCAGGTACTCGGTCGATGCGATGGGTCGGGTGAGCTCGGCAGAGGTAATGGAATCAGACCCGGCCGGACTGATCGACCAAAGCGTTCTCAATGCGGTGCGCCGTTCGCTCTACCGGCCGCGCTATGTGGACGGGGCAGCGGCACCTGCCGAGGGGCTCAGTCTGCGTCACGAATTCTCCTACCGGATCGAGCCCGAAGCCGCTCCGCCACCCGATGTACCCGATAGCGGCAGGCCCCTCAGCCAGCCCGACTCCGACAGCCGCAACTGA
- a CDS encoding DUF547 domain-containing protein, whose translation MLYLQSDGGLFRGRQIPARCLCMIVLLTGLSLIWAAGQAAAPDHSAFDGVLLRNVQQGFVDYAGINADPAFARFLTSLDDTRAEDLEDGHARRAFFINAYNAFAIRGILDGYAPSSWLARYTYFKRRKYALMGRPVSLQDLETGQLIPEGDPRIHFAIVCASISCPRLASRAYVPEKLEEQLDVAARAFINDSTRNRYDVQRKIAFVSRIFDWYGEDFSRAAGSVQKYLSAYASDPATAALLATDGFELRFIPWDWELNGTWRRQTGP comes from the coding sequence ATGTTGTACCTTCAATCCGACGGCGGCCTGTTCCGCGGGCGCCAGATTCCTGCACGCTGCCTGTGCATGATCGTGCTCCTGACGGGGCTCAGCCTCATCTGGGCCGCCGGTCAGGCTGCAGCGCCTGACCACAGTGCATTCGACGGGGTACTGCTGCGCAATGTGCAACAGGGCTTTGTCGACTACGCGGGTATCAATGCCGATCCGGCCTTTGCACGCTTTCTGACCAGTCTTGACGACACCCGCGCCGAAGATCTGGAAGACGGTCATGCCCGCCGCGCCTTCTTCATCAATGCCTACAATGCCTTTGCGATTCGCGGCATCCTCGATGGCTACGCGCCCTCTTCCTGGCTCGCCCGTTACACCTACTTCAAACGCCGGAAATACGCCTTGATGGGTCGGCCGGTCAGCCTCCAGGATCTTGAAACCGGGCAACTGATTCCGGAAGGCGACCCGCGCATCCACTTCGCCATCGTCTGCGCCTCGATCTCCTGTCCACGACTCGCCAGCCGGGCCTATGTTCCGGAAAAACTCGAGGAACAACTGGACGTTGCGGCACGTGCATTCATCAACGACAGCACCCGCAATCGCTACGATGTGCAGCGAAAGATCGCTTTTGTCTCGAGGATCTTCGACTGGTACGGAGAAGATTTCAGCAGGGCGGCAGGCTCGGTACAGAAGTACCTCTCGGCTTATGCCAGCGACCCGGCAACTGCTGCGCTGCTCGCCACTGACGGCTTTGAACTGCGCTTCATCCCCTGGGACTGGGAACTGAATGGCACCTGGCGACGTCAAACAGGGCCATGA
- the dacB gene encoding D-alanyl-D-alanine carboxypeptidase/D-alanyl-D-alanine-endopeptidase: MFRTEPVRVIAAVLLLWFAYPVHAQTTELPEPVSKALVRYKLPPASFSAFVQKVGAATPLLAFNENVPRNPASTMKLLTTFVALEELGPTYQWRTEVYADGQIKDGVLDGDLLVKGYGDPLLLTERLWLLQRELRSNGVQQINGDLVIDNSWFAREELDPGAFDGQEYRVYNVLPDALLVNFQSVNFIFRPDPARRTIGILSDPVLAEVRIENNMRLFNGECSSGRSSINMAVSGEPGHPRVTFTGQLANNCSEYQLVRSLLDGPGYAYAAFRGLWEEQGGSIKGQMRLGQVPASKKPLLTFESPPLAEVIRPVNKFSNNVMTRQIFLTLAAEKLGAPGTLEKGRQVMADALARRGLDFPELRIGNGAGLSRDNRISARSLGRLLLAARNSPFGAEFQASLSLAGLDGTTRRRFQKDSLAGQMHLKTGTLDGVSAIAGYVRDQSGAEYVVVAIANQPKATWGGGQEAQNALLRWVNRL, translated from the coding sequence ATGTTCCGTACGGAACCGGTGCGTGTTATTGCGGCTGTACTGTTGCTCTGGTTCGCGTATCCGGTGCACGCGCAGACCACCGAGCTGCCAGAGCCGGTAAGCAAGGCGCTCGTGCGGTACAAGCTCCCGCCTGCTTCATTCAGTGCTTTCGTGCAGAAGGTCGGGGCTGCCACACCGCTGCTGGCCTTCAATGAGAATGTGCCGCGCAATCCGGCTTCCACCATGAAGCTGCTGACTACTTTCGTGGCGCTGGAAGAACTCGGGCCCACCTATCAGTGGCGCACCGAGGTCTATGCCGACGGGCAGATCAAGGATGGCGTTCTCGACGGCGATCTGCTGGTCAAGGGGTACGGTGACCCCCTGCTGCTGACTGAACGCCTCTGGCTGTTGCAGCGGGAGTTGCGCAGCAACGGCGTGCAGCAGATCAATGGCGATCTGGTCATCGACAACAGCTGGTTTGCCCGCGAGGAACTCGATCCCGGTGCATTCGACGGCCAGGAATACCGCGTGTACAACGTCCTTCCTGATGCCCTGCTGGTCAACTTCCAGTCGGTGAATTTCATTTTTCGTCCGGATCCTGCCCGGCGGACGATCGGGATACTGAGCGATCCCGTACTCGCTGAGGTCCGGATTGAGAACAACATGCGGCTGTTCAACGGCGAGTGCAGCTCTGGTCGAAGCAGCATCAACATGGCCGTCAGTGGCGAGCCCGGTCACCCACGGGTGACATTTACCGGGCAGCTGGCCAATAACTGTTCCGAGTATCAGCTGGTTCGTTCACTGCTGGATGGCCCGGGCTACGCCTATGCCGCCTTCCGCGGTCTGTGGGAGGAGCAGGGAGGCAGCATCAAGGGGCAGATGCGGCTCGGTCAGGTGCCGGCGAGCAAGAAGCCCCTGCTGACGTTCGAGTCACCCCCGCTCGCCGAGGTGATCAGGCCGGTCAACAAGTTCAGCAACAACGTCATGACCCGGCAGATCTTCCTTACGCTCGCTGCTGAAAAGCTCGGGGCGCCCGGCACACTCGAGAAAGGGCGGCAGGTGATGGCGGATGCACTGGCCAGGCGAGGGCTCGACTTTCCTGAACTCCGGATCGGTAATGGTGCCGGCCTGTCGCGCGACAATCGTATCTCGGCGCGCAGTCTGGGTCGCCTGCTGCTTGCCGCCCGCAACAGCCCCTTCGGTGCCGAATTCCAGGCCTCGCTGTCGCTGGCGGGGCTGGATGGCACGACTCGTCGGCGGTTCCAGAAGGATTCGCTGGCCGGCCAGATGCACCTGAAGACCGGCACCCTGGACGGGGTAAGTGCCATTGCCGGCTATGTGCGTGACCAGTCCGGTGCGGAGTATGTGGTCGTTGCGATCGCCAATCAGCCCAAGGCGACCTGGGGTGGCGGCCAGGAGGCGCAAAATGCCCTGCTGCGCTGGGTAAACCGGCTATAG
- a CDS encoding sigma 54-interacting transcriptional regulator, translated as MDVTQRYLALFRQAPVMATILDDDGQILDVSDVWAARMGYSREELLGRRPRELASAPSARRIREQYIPRFRETGRLTGLAVEFVTRDGSTFEVFATTTAEYDDGGEFLHTLCVFAEVSDRALLERRYQDHYQSTPAMLHTIDPDGHITEVSNHWLDKLGYDRDEVLGRSILDFMTDESRRPLEGRMREIISEGERQNVSRQMVTKSGEVIDVLMSSKTERDVRDEIIRTFVASKDVTDRNRAEANLKVAYQEIARLKEELERERDYLREEVRVSMNFGRLVGGSPALGAMLARIEAVADTPANVLIIGETGTGKELVAHAIHARSGRADAPLVKVNCASIPHELFESEFFGHVRGAFTGAHRDRVGRFQLADGGTIFLDEVGEIPIELQGKLLRVIQERQFERVGDDTTRSVDVRVIAATNKDLEKAVEAGEFREDLYYRLSVFPVQVPPLRRRADDVIQLAVHFLEQVCREFGRSAPMLTQGQVEALRRYDWPGNVRELKNVIERAVILSRGGALRLDLSLPETGVVSPASVPAPANNALASTGAGQASATFLTEAEMKEQQRANLIAALNAANWKISGKGGAADRLGMRPTTLTDRIRALRIKRPAPG; from the coding sequence ATGGACGTCACGCAACGCTATCTGGCCCTGTTCAGGCAGGCACCGGTCATGGCCACGATCCTGGACGACGATGGCCAGATCCTCGACGTCAGCGATGTGTGGGCGGCGCGTATGGGTTATTCGCGGGAAGAGCTGCTGGGGCGTCGGCCCCGCGAACTGGCCAGTGCACCCAGTGCGCGCCGGATCCGTGAGCAATACATACCCCGGTTCCGTGAAACCGGTCGCCTGACCGGACTGGCCGTTGAGTTCGTGACTCGCGACGGCTCGACCTTCGAGGTATTCGCTACTACGACAGCGGAGTACGACGACGGCGGCGAGTTCCTGCATACCCTCTGTGTTTTTGCCGAAGTCTCCGATCGGGCGCTCCTGGAGCGGCGCTACCAGGACCACTACCAGTCTACGCCGGCGATGCTGCACACCATCGACCCGGATGGTCATATCACCGAAGTCAGCAACCACTGGCTCGACAAGCTGGGTTATGACCGCGATGAAGTGCTGGGCCGCTCGATCCTCGATTTCATGACTGATGAGTCCCGCCGGCCGCTGGAAGGGCGCATGCGGGAGATCATCAGCGAAGGTGAACGTCAGAACGTTTCCCGCCAGATGGTGACGAAGAGCGGGGAAGTGATCGATGTGCTGATGTCTTCAAAGACCGAGCGCGATGTCCGGGATGAGATCATCCGCACCTTTGTTGCCAGCAAGGACGTCACGGACCGTAATCGTGCCGAGGCGAACCTCAAGGTGGCCTATCAGGAAATCGCACGTCTCAAGGAGGAACTTGAGCGCGAGCGCGACTATCTTCGCGAGGAAGTCAGGGTGTCGATGAATTTCGGCCGCCTGGTAGGTGGCAGTCCGGCTCTGGGCGCGATGCTCGCGCGCATCGAGGCCGTTGCCGATACGCCGGCCAATGTGCTGATCATTGGCGAGACTGGCACGGGCAAGGAACTCGTTGCCCACGCGATCCACGCCCGCAGCGGCCGCGCCGATGCTCCGCTGGTAAAGGTCAACTGTGCATCGATTCCGCACGAGCTGTTCGAGAGCGAGTTCTTTGGCCATGTGCGTGGCGCGTTCACCGGTGCCCACCGTGACCGGGTTGGCCGGTTCCAGCTCGCGGACGGTGGCACGATCTTTCTCGATGAAGTTGGCGAGATCCCGATCGAGCTGCAGGGCAAGCTGCTCCGGGTCATTCAGGAGCGCCAGTTCGAGCGCGTGGGCGACGATACGACGCGCAGCGTCGATGTACGGGTGATTGCGGCGACCAACAAGGATCTGGAAAAAGCGGTTGAAGCCGGTGAGTTTCGCGAAGACCTCTACTATCGTCTCAGCGTATTTCCCGTTCAGGTGCCGCCGCTGCGGCGTCGTGCTGACGACGTCATACAGCTCGCCGTGCATTTTCTGGAGCAGGTCTGTCGCGAGTTTGGCCGGTCTGCGCCCATGCTTACGCAGGGGCAGGTCGAGGCGCTGCGCCGTTACGACTGGCCCGGCAACGTCCGTGAGCTCAAGAACGTGATAGAGCGCGCGGTGATCCTCTCCCGGGGCGGGGCCTTGCGTCTGGATCTGTCGCTGCCCGAAACTGGCGTTGTATCGCCAGCCAGTGTACCGGCGCCTGCAAACAACGCATTGGCAAGCACCGGTGCAGGGCAGGCTTCAGCAACCTTCCTGACGGAGGCAGAGATGAAGGAGCAGCAGCGGGCCAACCTGATCGCCGCCCTGAATGCCGCCAACTGGAAGATTTCCGGCAAAGGTGGTGCGGCAGACCGGCTGGGCATGCGGCCGACCACCCTGACCGACCGGATACGTGCACTGCGCATCAAACGTCCAGCGCCCGGCTGA
- a CDS encoding HD-GYP domain-containing protein, translating to MQPKRLKIDTANLQCGMYVAQLDRPWLETPFLFKGFEIREAKELQLLRQFCKHVYVDASQGSLPEEIVLGARRKEEHYASVLAAPATRRAHAPPAGLARRLVDSLARLDRNGVLTRLLPTPHYRNAVPTHLEAPRAAEAYDNATRVLSEMLEQFPQVKKIDAGRLQQAIRPLVDSILRNQDAMAWLVCLRKRDLNSPLRQTGSAVWAAILGRHLGFERSAIETLALGGLLLDMGNARLPQSIILKQGPLEETEQKIIRKHVALGLEMVRTTPGLNADVIAMLQHHHERNDGSGYPGGLSGADIPVFGRIAGLVDCFDAMTTKRPYAPARSAYDAVRELNSLSGTLFQKELVEQFVQAVGMFPTGSLVELNTGEIAVVTAQNRVQRLRPMLRLLSNADKTPLAAPKPLDLRSSRRTSGESDSRWIVRGLDPGAFGLDPKDFFR from the coding sequence GTGCAGCCCAAGCGACTCAAGATCGACACTGCCAACCTCCAGTGCGGCATGTACGTGGCCCAGCTCGACCGCCCCTGGCTGGAGACGCCGTTCCTTTTCAAGGGCTTCGAGATCCGCGAGGCGAAGGAGCTGCAGCTGCTCCGCCAGTTCTGCAAGCACGTTTATGTAGACGCCAGCCAGGGCTCATTGCCTGAAGAAATAGTGCTCGGCGCGCGGCGCAAGGAAGAACATTACGCCAGTGTGCTGGCGGCTCCGGCGACGCGCCGGGCGCATGCGCCGCCGGCAGGACTGGCGCGGCGACTCGTCGATTCGCTGGCCCGGCTCGACCGGAATGGCGTGCTGACCAGATTGCTGCCCACGCCACACTACAGAAACGCGGTGCCGACACATCTGGAGGCGCCGAGAGCGGCAGAAGCCTACGACAATGCAACGCGTGTACTCAGCGAGATGCTCGAGCAGTTTCCGCAGGTCAAGAAGATCGATGCCGGGCGCCTGCAACAGGCCATCAGGCCGCTGGTCGACAGCATCCTGCGCAATCAGGATGCAATGGCCTGGCTGGTATGTCTGCGCAAACGTGACCTGAACAGCCCGCTCCGGCAAACAGGCAGCGCCGTGTGGGCGGCGATCCTCGGCCGGCATCTGGGTTTTGAGCGCAGTGCGATCGAAACGCTCGCGCTCGGCGGCCTGCTGCTCGATATGGGCAATGCGCGGCTTCCCCAGAGCATCATTCTCAAGCAAGGCCCGCTCGAAGAAACCGAGCAGAAAATCATCCGCAAGCATGTGGCCCTGGGGCTGGAGATGGTGCGTACAACACCTGGCCTGAACGCTGACGTCATCGCAATGCTGCAGCACCATCATGAGCGGAACGACGGTTCCGGCTATCCCGGAGGTCTGTCTGGTGCTGATATACCGGTTTTCGGCCGCATTGCCGGCCTGGTCGACTGTTTCGACGCAATGACGACCAAGCGTCCCTATGCGCCGGCGCGGTCCGCATACGATGCGGTGAGGGAACTCAACAGTCTGTCCGGCACCCTGTTCCAGAAAGAACTCGTCGAGCAGTTCGTGCAGGCTGTCGGCATGTTCCCGACCGGATCGCTGGTCGAGCTGAATACCGGCGAGATTGCAGTCGTGACCGCACAAAACCGGGTGCAGCGACTGCGTCCGATGCTGAGGCTGCTCAGCAATGCCGACAAGACCCCGCTGGCTGCACCGAAGCCGCTCGATCTCCGCAGTTCGCGCCGAACAAGCGGTGAAAGTGATTCGCGCTGGATCGTCCGCGGCCTTGATCCCGGCGCTTTCGGGCTGGATCCCAAAGACTTTTTCCGCTGA
- the msrP gene encoding protein-methionine-sulfoxide reductase catalytic subunit MsrP gives MLIRKPPDINSSEITPAQHYFNRRELLRSAGFIGAGALLAGTAAASEIPAGFRRLTGVQRWPGSLKDTPNTFDEITSYNNFYEFGTDKGDPAENSGRFKPKPWKVRIDGETEAPGTYDFDTIVKAQALEERIYRMRCVEAWSMVVPWVGIPLASVLKRYKPTSKAKFVAFETVVRPEEMPGQRSRVLDWPYVEGLTIAEAMHPLTLLVVGVYGVELPAQNGAPLRLIVPWKYGFKGIKSIVRISFTEKRPPTTWSLAGPSEYGFYANVNPKVDHPRWSQATERRVSSGLGSLFAARQETLMFNGYAEQVASLYTGLDLVKNF, from the coding sequence ATGCTGATCCGCAAACCCCCTGACATCAATTCATCTGAAATCACGCCGGCGCAGCACTACTTCAATCGTCGCGAACTGCTCCGCTCGGCCGGCTTCATCGGGGCCGGCGCGCTGCTGGCCGGAACCGCTGCGGCCAGCGAGATCCCGGCAGGCTTCCGGCGGCTGACCGGCGTCCAGCGCTGGCCAGGCAGCCTGAAAGACACACCAAACACCTTCGACGAGATCACCAGCTACAACAATTTCTACGAATTCGGTACGGACAAGGGCGATCCTGCAGAAAACTCGGGCCGCTTCAAGCCAAAGCCCTGGAAAGTGCGGATCGACGGCGAAACCGAAGCCCCGGGCACGTACGACTTCGACACCATCGTCAAGGCACAGGCGCTGGAGGAACGGATCTATCGCATGCGCTGCGTGGAAGCCTGGTCGATGGTCGTGCCGTGGGTCGGTATTCCACTGGCCTCGGTTCTGAAGCGCTACAAACCGACCTCAAAAGCAAAATTCGTGGCCTTCGAAACGGTCGTCCGGCCAGAAGAGATGCCCGGGCAACGAAGCCGCGTGCTCGACTGGCCCTACGTCGAGGGGCTCACAATCGCGGAAGCCATGCATCCCCTGACCCTGCTCGTGGTGGGCGTCTACGGCGTCGAACTGCCGGCGCAGAACGGTGCGCCGCTGCGCCTCATCGTGCCGTGGAAATACGGCTTCAAGGGCATCAAGTCCATCGTCCGGATCAGCTTTACCGAGAAGCGTCCGCCCACCACCTGGTCGCTCGCGGGGCCATCTGAATACGGCTTTTACGCCAATGTGAACCCGAAGGTCGATCATCCGCGCTGGAGCCAGGCGACCGAGCGGCGCGTGTCCTCGGGTCTCGGCAGCCTGTTTGCTGCCCGCCAGGAGACGCTGATGTTCAATGGCTATGCGGAGCAGGTAGCTTCGCTCTACACAGGCCTCGATCTGGTCAAGAATTTCTGA
- a CDS encoding efflux RND transporter periplasmic adaptor subunit: MSSRRLRQILIVLFLLAAVALLVWYLGRPKPVPVTVATVESGSVLATVSNTRAGTVEACQRARLAPPMGGQIARLPFKEGDRVKANDVLVELWNQDLRAQVLQAERDAVATRSLAQEACVTAEVARKNAARIRQLRPQGLVSEGDLEKAIGEADARAAACNAAVDQEKVSQARVDVSRASLERTFLRAPFAGVVAEINGEVGEFVTPSPVGIPTPPTVDLVDGSCLYISAPIDEVDAPAVRAGQRALITLDAFPNQRFPGFVRRVAPYVLEAEKQARTVGVEAEIEDPEKYSLLPGYSADVEIIIEKREKVLRIPTQALLEGKRVLVLDPVTGILHSREVERGVSNWEYTEIKSGLKAGDQVVTSIDREGVADGVAAVQE; this comes from the coding sequence GTGAGCAGTCGTCGTCTGCGACAGATCCTGATCGTGTTGTTCCTGCTGGCAGCTGTTGCACTGCTGGTCTGGTATCTCGGTCGCCCGAAGCCGGTACCCGTTACGGTCGCAACGGTTGAAAGCGGTTCCGTGCTCGCCACCGTCTCCAATACCCGCGCCGGCACCGTCGAGGCATGCCAGCGCGCGCGCCTTGCGCCGCCGATGGGCGGGCAGATCGCCCGTCTGCCCTTCAAGGAGGGCGATCGCGTCAAGGCGAATGACGTACTGGTGGAACTCTGGAACCAGGACCTGCGTGCCCAGGTTCTGCAGGCGGAGCGCGACGCGGTGGCAACCCGGAGCCTGGCGCAGGAAGCCTGTGTCACGGCTGAGGTGGCGAGGAAGAATGCGGCCCGTATCAGGCAGCTGCGTCCCCAGGGGCTGGTCTCCGAAGGCGACCTCGAAAAAGCGATCGGTGAAGCAGATGCGCGTGCCGCCGCCTGTAATGCAGCGGTCGACCAGGAAAAAGTCAGCCAGGCGCGCGTCGACGTGTCCCGAGCCAGTCTCGAGCGCACGTTCCTGCGTGCCCCATTTGCCGGTGTGGTTGCAGAGATCAATGGCGAAGTCGGCGAATTCGTGACGCCATCGCCGGTCGGCATTCCTACACCGCCGACCGTGGATCTCGTTGATGGCAGCTGCCTCTATATCTCCGCGCCCATCGATGAGGTCGATGCTCCGGCAGTCCGCGCCGGTCAGCGCGCCCTGATCACGCTGGATGCCTTCCCGAACCAGCGTTTCCCGGGCTTTGTTCGTCGCGTGGCGCCATACGTGCTGGAAGCCGAGAAACAGGCGCGCACCGTCGGCGTGGAAGCCGAGATCGAGGATCCGGAGAAATACAGTTTGCTGCCCGGTTACAGCGCTGATGTCGAGATCATCATCGAGAAGCGCGAGAAGGTGCTGCGGATTCCGACGCAGGCCTTGCTCGAGGGCAAGCGCGTGCTGGTCCTTGATCCCGTCACCGGTATCCTGCATTCCCGCGAGGTAGAGCGCGGCGTATCGAACTGGGAGTACACCGAGATAAAGTCCGGCCTCAAGGCCGGCGATCAGGTGGTGACATCGATTGATCGTGAAGGTGTGGCCGACGGTGTCGCCGCAGTCCAGGAGTAG
- the glnK gene encoding P-II family nitrogen regulator, with amino-acid sequence MKLVTAIIKPFRLDDVRNALSEVGVNGMTVTEVKGFGRQRGHTELYRGAEYVVDFLPKSKIEVAVADDLVERVVEAITAAARTGKVGDGKIFVTDLQHVLRIRTGESGDNAL; translated from the coding sequence ATGAAACTGGTCACCGCGATCATCAAACCCTTCCGTCTCGACGATGTGCGCAATGCGCTCTCCGAGGTCGGCGTCAACGGCATGACAGTTACCGAGGTTAAGGGGTTTGGCCGCCAGCGCGGGCATACCGAACTCTATCGGGGTGCCGAGTACGTGGTGGATTTCCTGCCCAAGTCGAAAATCGAGGTGGCGGTCGCCGATGATCTCGTTGAGCGCGTGGTCGAGGCGATTACGGCTGCGGCCCGCACCGGCAAGGTCGGCGATGGCAAGATCTTCGTCACCGACCTGCAGCACGTGTTGCGTATCCGTACCGGCGAGAGTGGCGACAACGCGCTCTGA